From the genome of Chania multitudinisentens RB-25, one region includes:
- the flgE gene encoding flagellar hook protein FlgE: MSFNIARSGLNAITEQLTAVSNNIANVNTTGYKSMRAELASMYAEKQPLGVGVTGITQSISRQGAITASANSLDMAISGNGFFVVRDDAGNTAYTRAGYFNTDAAGNLINNLGMYVQGYPVGANGALQIGTVGNLTISSGTIPAKATSTLDFTANLNANETVPTIDPFDPSNSDTYNHTYTTQVYDSLGREHTLSQYFVKTDDNTWEVHYYLDNAKIADTPQKMEFTTQGVLKTPLAPIALTADVPGADKLNIALDYTGTTQYGSDFAVSRSKGNGYESGKRTGVAIEEDGSIYATFSNGERLLQGQVVLASFENPNGLSSQNGTTWAQTSKSGAPLIGVAGSGLLGSIKSGSTEGSNVDLTLELVSLMEFQRNYQANTKVISTNDNMTSALLQAV; this comes from the coding sequence ATGAGTTTTAATATCGCAAGATCGGGTCTTAACGCTATCACTGAGCAACTGACCGCTGTCTCCAATAACATTGCTAACGTCAATACGACGGGCTATAAGTCCATGCGTGCTGAACTCGCGTCAATGTATGCAGAAAAACAACCGCTGGGTGTCGGCGTAACAGGAATAACCCAGAGTATTAGCAGGCAAGGTGCTATTACCGCTTCTGCCAATAGTCTTGACATGGCCATTAGCGGCAACGGTTTTTTTGTGGTGCGCGATGATGCAGGTAATACCGCCTACACTCGTGCAGGTTATTTCAATACCGATGCAGCGGGCAATCTTATCAATAACCTCGGTATGTATGTGCAGGGCTACCCCGTTGGTGCCAACGGCGCGCTACAGATAGGTACGGTTGGCAACCTGACCATCAGCAGCGGTACCATTCCGGCAAAAGCGACGAGCACCCTCGACTTTACGGCAAACCTGAATGCCAACGAAACAGTGCCTACCATTGATCCGTTTGACCCAAGCAATAGCGACACCTACAACCACACCTACACCACCCAGGTTTACGACTCGCTTGGACGCGAGCATACGCTGAGTCAATATTTCGTCAAAACCGACGATAACACCTGGGAAGTGCACTACTACCTTGATAATGCCAAGATCGCAGATACCCCCCAAAAGATGGAGTTTACGACACAGGGCGTGCTGAAAACGCCGCTCGCTCCGATCGCGTTGACCGCCGACGTTCCAGGGGCTGATAAACTCAATATCGCGCTGGACTACACCGGCACCACACAGTACGGCTCCGATTTTGCGGTGAGCAGGAGCAAAGGTAACGGTTATGAATCGGGCAAACGCACCGGTGTAGCCATAGAAGAAGATGGCAGTATTTACGCCACTTTCTCTAACGGAGAACGCCTGCTGCAAGGACAGGTCGTCCTCGCCAGCTTTGAAAACCCGAACGGCCTCTCCTCACAGAATGGCACCACGTGGGCACAAACCTCAAAATCAGGAGCCCCACTGATAGGCGTTGCCGGCTCTGGCCTGTTGGGTTCCATCAAATCGGGGTCAACCGAAGGCTCGAACGTTGATTTAACCTTGGAACTTGTCTCTCTGATGGAGTTCCAGCGTAACTATCAGGCTAACACGAAAGTCATCAGCACTAACGACAACATGACCAGTGCACTTTTACAGGCGGTGTAA
- the flgD gene encoding flagellar hook assembly protein FlgD yields the protein MNVDRASSASTTNANDSAPVANGSAAGGMNNMFMQLLVAQIQNQDPLNPTNGTEYVSQLAQLTQVSSIENMADLMRSNTVLMDNLQTLTTGNLVNQHVMVRSDSIQSDGKTNVQGRLTLDHAANTVTVIVKDAAGTEHKIELGKQEAGQVDFNIDPQELGLSEGKYTISVVTDTGEDKVPVEVGGMVTNVRIPLDGSPTQLNIAGIGDVAYNYITQFGGYSASKKYA from the coding sequence ATGAACGTAGACAGAGCGTCATCGGCATCAACCACCAACGCTAACGATTCTGCCCCGGTGGCAAACGGCAGTGCCGCAGGCGGCATGAACAATATGTTTATGCAGTTGCTGGTGGCGCAAATTCAGAATCAAGACCCTTTAAACCCTACCAATGGTACGGAATACGTCAGCCAGTTAGCGCAGCTAACGCAGGTGAGCTCAATTGAAAACATGGCCGACCTGATGAGAAGCAACACGGTGCTGATGGACAACCTGCAAACCCTCACAACCGGCAATTTGGTCAACCAACATGTGATGGTCAGGAGCGACAGCATCCAGAGCGATGGCAAAACTAACGTGCAGGGCCGCCTGACGCTCGATCACGCAGCCAATACCGTGACCGTGATTGTGAAAGATGCCGCAGGCACTGAACACAAAATCGAGCTGGGGAAACAAGAAGCCGGTCAAGTGGATTTCAATATCGATCCGCAGGAACTGGGGCTCAGCGAAGGAAAGTACACCATCAGCGTTGTGACGGATACCGGTGAAGACAAGGTGCCTGTCGAAGTGGGCGGCATGGTCACTAATGTGCGCATACCGCTTGATGGCAGCCCAACGCAGTTGAATATCGCCGGCATCGGTGACGTGGCCTACAACTACATCACACAATTTGGCGGCTACAGCGCCTCCAAAAAATATGCCTGA
- the flgC gene encoding flagellar basal body rod protein FlgC, translating into MAFSDIYHISGSAMTAQTIRLNTIASNLANAETGTVSEEAVYKARRPVFAAVLKNDELMDYGALTGARVQVLDVVETGNAVERYEPRSPLANARGYVYYPDINVVEEMADMMSASRNFETNVEILNNVKSMQQSLLRLGE; encoded by the coding sequence ATGGCTTTTTCCGATATTTACCACATCTCCGGATCGGCAATGACGGCGCAAACCATCCGCCTCAATACCATCGCCAGTAATCTTGCGAACGCGGAAACCGGGACCGTCAGCGAGGAGGCCGTCTATAAGGCCCGCCGCCCGGTGTTTGCCGCGGTACTTAAAAACGACGAATTGATGGATTACGGCGCATTAACCGGTGCTCGCGTCCAGGTTTTGGATGTCGTCGAAACAGGCAACGCTGTAGAGCGTTACGAACCACGCAGCCCTTTAGCTAACGCACGCGGTTATGTCTATTACCCGGACATCAACGTGGTTGAGGAAATGGCGGACATGATGTCGGCATCGCGCAATTTCGAAACCAATGTGGAAATCCTTAACAATGTCAAAAGCATGCAGCAAAGCCTGCTGCGCCTTGGAGAATAG
- the flgB gene encoding flagellar basal body rod protein FlgB, whose protein sequence is MGFSFDKALGVHPQALALRLSRAELLSANLANVDTPHFQAKDIDFAAEMQHSQWQFSTSSRPQEMYRVPYQPSSDGNTVALNVEQVEFTKNAQDYQTSLAFLNMKFTGLKQAIEGK, encoded by the coding sequence ATGGGTTTTAGTTTTGACAAAGCATTGGGTGTGCATCCACAGGCGTTAGCGCTTCGACTTTCCCGAGCAGAGCTGCTTTCAGCCAATCTGGCAAATGTCGATACACCCCATTTCCAGGCTAAAGATATTGACTTTGCCGCAGAGATGCAACACTCGCAATGGCAATTTTCCACCTCATCAAGGCCGCAAGAGATGTATCGGGTGCCTTATCAACCTTCATCAGATGGCAACACCGTTGCGCTGAACGTTGAGCAGGTGGAATTCACCAAAAACGCACAAGACTACCAAACGAGTCTTGCATTTTTGAACATGAAATTCACGGGGCTGAAACAGGCTATCGAAGGGAAATAA
- the flgA gene encoding flagellar basal body P-ring formation chaperone FlgA — protein MKLNSFYQDSVRKVKQYFRLAVFVFPLLLTTGFCSQIFTAAATEESARKQIYAAVHNQAAEMIRHEGKRRNWRDYQAKINIFIPAEASGFAACGKTPVASLPGGDRVDLHRLRFDVHCGDGQGWDVVVAVKPDIYLPVLVARKTLDRGHVITADNVMLKKYNITNTRGEYVTQLQDVVGLTVKRRARAMQPIALSQLESPVLVERGQLVVMMAEQNGVQAQTMGEALKKGRKGEMIKVKNESSKRIVSAIVSGRGVVQMVQTSEE, from the coding sequence ATGAAATTAAACAGTTTTTATCAAGACAGCGTTCGTAAGGTGAAACAATATTTCCGCCTTGCGGTTTTTGTTTTCCCCCTGTTGCTGACCACCGGCTTTTGCAGCCAAATCTTTACCGCCGCGGCCACAGAAGAGAGTGCCCGCAAGCAGATTTATGCTGCTGTGCACAACCAGGCCGCCGAGATGATTCGTCACGAAGGAAAGCGCCGGAACTGGCGTGATTACCAGGCGAAAATCAATATTTTTATCCCTGCTGAAGCCTCCGGTTTTGCCGCCTGTGGTAAAACGCCGGTCGCTTCGCTGCCGGGGGGCGATCGCGTCGATCTGCATCGGCTGCGTTTTGATGTGCATTGTGGTGATGGCCAGGGTTGGGATGTGGTGGTTGCGGTGAAACCAGATATCTATCTTCCCGTGCTGGTTGCCCGTAAAACGCTGGATCGTGGTCATGTCATTACTGCCGACAACGTGATGTTGAAGAAGTACAACATCACCAATACTCGTGGGGAGTACGTCACACAGTTGCAAGACGTTGTCGGACTGACCGTAAAACGACGGGCCCGGGCGATGCAGCCCATTGCGTTAAGCCAGTTGGAGTCGCCTGTTTTGGTGGAGCGTGGTCAGTTGGTGGTGATGATGGCCGAGCAAAACGGCGTTCAGGCACAGACCATGGGGGAGGCACTGAAAAAGGGCCGCAAGGGGGAAATGATTAAAGTTAAAAATGAAAGTAGCAAACGGATTGTCAGTGCTATTGTCAGCGGCAGGGGGGTTGTCCAAATGGTGCAGACCTCTGAAGAGTAA
- a CDS encoding flagellar biosynthesis anti-sigma factor FlgM, whose translation MKITGSQFNQTREIDKTSSTKRSIAPDEELRVERITRMEQVLSNAQATLAAMPEVDTEQVEKMKKAIAHGEIGLDAHALTKAIRQFFLR comes from the coding sequence ATGAAAATTACTGGGTCTCAGTTTAACCAGACCAGAGAAATCGATAAAACCAGTTCCACCAAACGAAGCATTGCGCCTGATGAAGAACTGCGTGTGGAGCGTATTACAAGGATGGAGCAAGTGCTGAGCAATGCGCAGGCAACGCTTGCGGCGATGCCTGAAGTTGACACCGAACAGGTCGAAAAAATGAAAAAAGCTATTGCTCACGGTGAAATCGGCTTGGATGCCCATGCGTTGACGAAGGCAATACGCCAATTTTTTCTGAGGTAA
- the flgN gene encoding flagellar protein FlgN, translating into MSNAAQCVKTLIEGLIKDRQHYIALNSLLQRQRNHIIARAAAELDEVNRQIMVIYQELTQHSQQRYRLLETLGIPVSSQGVQRLITRLPDTHRSAVATLWQDLQKQATSCHTANEYNGRLMNMQESILTNIINAGEPENWLYQQV; encoded by the coding sequence ATGAGCAACGCAGCTCAATGTGTAAAGACGCTGATTGAAGGGCTGATCAAAGACCGTCAGCATTATATTGCTCTCAATTCTCTGCTTCAGCGGCAGCGAAACCATATTATTGCTCGCGCTGCGGCAGAATTGGATGAAGTGAACAGGCAGATTATGGTGATTTATCAAGAGCTGACACAGCATAGCCAACAGCGTTATCGCCTGCTGGAAACACTCGGCATTCCCGTCAGTTCGCAGGGCGTACAAAGGTTGATAACCCGTCTGCCCGATACTCACCGAAGTGCGGTTGCCACACTTTGGCAGGATTTACAGAAACAGGCGACATCTTGCCATACCGCCAATGAATACAACGGGAGGCTGATGAATATGCAGGAAAGCATTCTGACCAATATCATTAACGCCGGTGAACCTGAAAACTGGCTCTACCAGCAAGTCTGA
- a CDS encoding glycosyltransferase family 2 protein produces the protein MSKTTKKSSQTSSDNLFSTLMSRKLASKPTQTPFVSVVCPTYQRREFLPYLLYIWQYQDYPPEQRELIILDDSPQSSAELVSMILQWSEPNVRYLHIEKRLALGEKRNMLNDMARGEYIICFDDDDYYAPDKISYQVAQMLNSNALFSGCDQIYIWYSHLDKVYLTHPFGKRHALNGTFGYHRNLLKKSRYENGATMGEEAVFLKGFTLPVLQVDPRRSILCISHSNNTFDKDFIMGSSIPVDLTLEDFVTDSNLLAHYRRLHNAPLATQVHWPAFQRIALLYEPEKKLELEAVCESLYQFGISAEQLWPVEKQTAATPELAELKTHCHILQTAQEQGWQNVLLLDATIRFVKKENTIHLLNKLLNGLTQINWQVLLLGARYEAMAMTKTLKGIARITDAGCGCAYAVNGQYIPILLNAYQQAIENNVSLDVTWRVLMNLGHLWLGLAPSFAFLPESRDPKSGKTVDSTHWFFRKPHS, from the coding sequence ATGTCCAAAACAACAAAAAAAAGCAGCCAAACTAGTTCAGACAACCTTTTTTCCACCTTGATGTCGCGCAAACTGGCATCAAAACCTACTCAGACCCCCTTTGTCAGCGTGGTCTGCCCAACCTATCAGCGCCGGGAATTTCTGCCTTATCTGCTTTATATCTGGCAATACCAGGATTATCCACCGGAACAGCGCGAACTGATTATTCTTGATGACTCACCGCAAAGCAGTGCCGAGCTGGTTTCCATGATACTGCAATGGTCAGAGCCAAATGTGCGTTATCTCCATATCGAAAAACGGCTGGCTCTGGGCGAAAAACGCAATATGCTCAACGATATGGCGCGTGGTGAATATATCATCTGCTTTGATGATGATGACTATTATGCACCCGATAAGATCTCTTATCAGGTGGCACAGATGCTGAACAGTAACGCCCTGTTCTCCGGTTGCGATCAGATTTACATCTGGTATAGCCATCTGGATAAAGTCTACCTGACCCACCCGTTCGGCAAGCGTCATGCGCTTAATGGCACCTTTGGTTATCACCGCAATTTGCTGAAAAAATCCCGTTATGAAAATGGCGCCACCATGGGTGAAGAAGCCGTATTTCTGAAAGGATTCACGCTGCCGGTACTACAAGTTGATCCACGAAGATCGATCCTCTGTATATCCCACAGTAACAACACATTTGATAAAGATTTCATCATGGGTAGTTCCATACCGGTGGATCTTACACTGGAAGATTTTGTCACTGACAGCAACTTACTGGCACATTACCGCAGATTGCATAACGCCCCGCTTGCCACTCAGGTTCACTGGCCAGCCTTCCAGCGCATCGCACTGCTTTACGAACCAGAAAAAAAGCTTGAATTAGAGGCGGTTTGCGAATCGCTATACCAGTTTGGCATCAGTGCCGAGCAGCTATGGCCGGTGGAAAAGCAGACCGCAGCAACGCCTGAACTCGCAGAACTCAAAACGCATTGCCATATCCTGCAAACCGCTCAGGAACAGGGCTGGCAAAACGTGTTGCTGCTGGATGCAACTATCAGATTTGTGAAGAAAGAGAACACGATTCATTTGCTCAACAAACTGCTCAACGGCCTGACGCAGATTAACTGGCAGGTACTGTTACTGGGTGCGCGTTACGAAGCCATGGCTATGACCAAAACGTTGAAGGGAATCGCCAGGATCACGGATGCCGGCTGCGGCTGCGCCTATGCGGTTAATGGTCAGTACATCCCAATACTGCTGAACGCCTACCAACAGGCTATTGAAAATAACGTCAGCCTGGATGTCACCTGGCGTGTACTCATGAACCTTGGTCACCTGTGGCTGGGGCTTGCGCCCAGTTTTGCGTTCCTGCCCGAGAGCAGAGATCCCAAAAGCGGCAAGACGGTTGACAGTACTCACTGGTTTTTCCGTAAACCCCACTCCTGA
- the fliJ gene encoding flagellar export protein FliJ, giving the protein MNKLISTFEQLYQLQTNAVEDLSKRLSTQKQLSQRFEKNIAALTSLAEGVGVKQGDSALLMINQSRYKRNIQSVIDWQKQEQALSDLKLRDIKHNLLQEAKREKSLELVMQANRAELQRQAHRTEQKLMDASSAQHWLCRKIAQRHGN; this is encoded by the coding sequence ATGAATAAATTAATTTCAACATTCGAGCAGCTTTATCAATTGCAGACCAATGCGGTTGAAGATTTAAGCAAAAGGCTCTCAACGCAGAAACAGCTTTCTCAGCGGTTTGAAAAAAATATCGCCGCCCTGACCTCCTTGGCAGAGGGAGTCGGTGTCAAACAGGGGGATTCCGCGTTATTGATGATTAATCAGTCCCGCTACAAGCGCAATATCCAAAGTGTTATCGACTGGCAAAAACAAGAGCAAGCGTTAAGCGATCTTAAACTGCGTGATATTAAACACAACCTGCTACAGGAGGCCAAGCGGGAAAAAAGCCTGGAACTGGTGATGCAGGCAAATCGCGCGGAACTACAGCGCCAGGCGCATAGAACAGAACAGAAGCTCATGGATGCCTCATCCGCTCAGCACTGGTTATGCCGTAAAATTGCTCAGCGTCACGGTAATTAG
- the fliI gene encoding flagellar protein export ATPase FliI — MNRLDFEQALRSIEQIDLARVAGRLVRVNGLLLECVGCHLAVGQLCRIESACGKLIEAQVVGFNREITWLMPFKHPTGLIAGARVLPAAKTESVMIGDSWLGRVVDGLGEPIDSKGKLTGDTLLPQQLPLIHPLRRQPVDAALDVGVRAINGILTIGKGQRVGLMAGSGVGKSVLLGMITRNTQAEVVVVGLIGERGREVKEFIEHALQAKGLAKSVVVAAPADESPLMRIKATELCHSIASHFRDKGKDVLLLVDSLTRYAMALREIALSLGEPPATKGYPPSVFGLIPRLVESAGNSESAGSMTAIYTVLAEGDDQQDPIVDCARAVLDGHIVLSRQLAEAGHYPAIDIGQSISRCMNQVTKREHQLAARTLKQLYSEYQNIKPLIPLGGYVAGADPLADKAVQLSPAINNFLQQEVQDAAPFDLTIDDLCALAKAG, encoded by the coding sequence ATGAACAGGCTTGATTTTGAACAGGCACTGCGCTCTATCGAACAGATCGATCTGGCGCGCGTCGCCGGGCGCCTGGTGCGAGTGAACGGCCTGCTTCTGGAGTGCGTTGGCTGTCATCTGGCGGTGGGCCAGCTTTGCCGCATTGAGAGTGCCTGCGGCAAGCTGATAGAGGCTCAAGTGGTGGGTTTTAACCGGGAAATTACCTGGCTGATGCCATTTAAACATCCGACAGGGCTGATTGCCGGTGCGCGCGTGCTGCCCGCCGCCAAAACCGAAAGCGTGATGATCGGCGATAGCTGGTTAGGCCGCGTGGTTGATGGATTAGGGGAACCCATTGATAGTAAAGGTAAACTTACCGGTGACACGCTGCTTCCTCAGCAGTTACCGTTGATACATCCTTTGCGGCGTCAACCGGTTGATGCGGCGCTGGATGTGGGCGTGCGCGCCATCAACGGCATACTGACTATCGGTAAAGGGCAGCGAGTCGGCCTGATGGCAGGCAGCGGTGTCGGTAAAAGCGTACTGCTTGGCATGATCACCCGCAATACACAGGCAGAAGTCGTGGTCGTTGGTCTGATTGGCGAACGCGGCAGGGAAGTTAAAGAGTTTATCGAGCATGCCCTACAGGCAAAAGGTCTGGCGAAATCGGTGGTGGTCGCCGCCCCTGCGGATGAATCGCCGCTGATGCGCATTAAAGCAACGGAGCTGTGTCACTCCATCGCCAGCCATTTTCGGGATAAAGGTAAAGATGTCCTGCTGCTGGTGGATTCGCTCACGCGCTATGCCATGGCGCTGCGTGAGATCGCCCTGTCGCTTGGTGAACCCCCGGCGACCAAAGGCTACCCTCCCTCCGTATTTGGTTTGATTCCCCGGCTGGTCGAAAGCGCAGGCAATAGTGAAAGTGCAGGTTCGATGACCGCTATTTATACGGTGCTGGCGGAGGGCGACGATCAGCAGGACCCTATCGTTGACTGTGCCCGTGCCGTTCTGGACGGGCACATTGTCTTATCTCGCCAATTGGCGGAGGCTGGGCACTACCCCGCTATTGATATCGGCCAGTCGATTAGCCGCTGCATGAACCAGGTGACAAAACGTGAGCACCAGTTGGCAGCCCGTACGCTAAAGCAGCTTTATTCCGAATACCAGAATATCAAACCGCTCATTCCGCTTGGCGGCTACGTGGCCGGTGCCGACCCCCTGGCGGATAAGGCAGTACAACTCTCTCCGGCCATCAATAATTTCCTACAGCAAGAGGTCCAGGATGCCGCACCGTTTGATCTCACGATTGACGATCTTTGCGCACTGGCGAAAGCGGGATAA
- the fliH gene encoding flagellar assembly protein FliH, translating to MLDKQSPQLEALTSNRQAVVKLRLHKFPPLHKRWQQNGMNGADLLDPAAYQQKLREGFSEGLNRGFAQGIEEGKEEGHQEGLRLGREEGIRKGLNEGKETSRQQFLEAAGPFVNMTQQLQQYLDRYEQRRREELLKLVENVTRQVIRCELALKPTQLLSLVEEALTSLPQQPKDVRVLLNPEEYSRISEVEPEKTRHWGLAGDPSLGLGECRIVTDTLEMDVGCQHRLDQCVDALKQNLLPEPPHEQA from the coding sequence ATGTTAGATAAGCAAAGTCCACAGCTTGAGGCGTTAACGTCAAACCGACAAGCAGTTGTGAAGCTGCGTCTGCATAAGTTCCCGCCATTGCACAAGCGGTGGCAGCAAAACGGTATGAATGGCGCAGACCTGCTTGATCCTGCCGCTTACCAGCAGAAGCTAAGAGAAGGCTTCAGCGAAGGATTAAACCGCGGCTTTGCCCAGGGAATTGAAGAGGGTAAAGAAGAAGGACACCAGGAAGGATTACGCCTCGGGCGCGAGGAGGGTATACGCAAAGGGCTCAATGAGGGCAAAGAAACCAGCCGCCAGCAGTTCCTTGAAGCAGCGGGCCCCTTTGTCAATATGACCCAACAGCTACAGCAGTATCTTGATCGCTACGAGCAACGGCGCCGAGAAGAGCTGCTGAAATTAGTTGAAAACGTCACCCGTCAAGTCATCCGCTGTGAGCTGGCGCTAAAACCAACGCAGCTATTGTCTCTGGTTGAAGAAGCGCTAACCAGCTTGCCACAGCAGCCCAAAGACGTGCGTGTCCTGCTCAACCCGGAAGAATACAGTCGCATCAGCGAAGTCGAACCGGAAAAAACGCGCCATTGGGGGCTGGCAGGCGACCCTTCACTGGGCCTGGGGGAATGCAGGATCGTCACCGATACCCTCGAAATGGATGTCGGTTGCCAGCACCGCCTCGATCAGTGCGTTGATGCGCTGAAACAGAATCTCCTACCGGAACCACCACATGAACAGGCTTGA
- a CDS encoding flagellar motor switch protein FliG translates to MTEAITSNQTDKNNASADSKHNRLEQAAILLLSVGEDAAAQLMEKLNRNEVILLSETMARLNGVKVDQARQALNEFFDAYREQSGINGASRTWLRTILEKALGGEIASSVINGIYGDEIRHRMARLQWVDAMQLAALIEEEHLQLQAVFLAFLPPDVAASVLSLLPKERQDELIYRIARLDDVNRDVIDELDRLIERGVAVLSEHGSKVPGIKHAANIVNRIPGDQQVLLDQLRERDEKVVEELKNEMYEFFILSRQNAQTLQHLVQHIAIEDWAVALKGTEAVLRQAICDAMPKRQVSLLQSTTTRLGPIPLSRIEQVRKDIMQTVRQLAEDGEIQVQLFAEKTVE, encoded by the coding sequence ATGACCGAAGCAATAACGTCTAATCAGACCGATAAAAACAACGCCAGCGCCGATAGTAAGCATAACCGTCTGGAACAGGCTGCCATCCTTCTGCTGAGCGTCGGTGAAGATGCCGCCGCCCAGTTGATGGAGAAACTGAACCGCAATGAGGTGATCCTTCTGAGCGAAACCATGGCGCGTTTAAACGGCGTGAAGGTCGATCAGGCACGTCAGGCCTTAAATGAGTTTTTTGATGCCTACCGTGAACAAAGCGGTATCAACGGCGCGTCCCGTACCTGGTTGCGCACCATTCTTGAGAAGGCATTGGGCGGAGAAATCGCCAGCAGCGTCATTAATGGTATCTATGGCGATGAGATTCGCCATCGAATGGCGCGTCTGCAATGGGTAGATGCCATGCAGTTAGCGGCTCTGATTGAAGAAGAACATCTTCAGCTACAGGCGGTATTTCTCGCTTTTCTACCGCCGGACGTTGCAGCAAGCGTCCTGAGTTTGCTGCCGAAAGAGCGCCAGGATGAGCTTATCTATCGCATCGCGCGGTTAGATGACGTCAATCGTGACGTGATTGATGAGCTGGACAGGCTGATCGAACGTGGCGTGGCGGTGCTTTCGGAACACGGTTCTAAAGTGCCAGGCATTAAGCATGCCGCGAATATCGTTAACCGTATTCCTGGCGATCAGCAAGTCCTGCTGGATCAACTACGTGAACGTGATGAAAAGGTTGTGGAAGAACTGAAAAATGAGATGTACGAATTCTTCATCCTCAGCCGTCAGAATGCGCAGACACTCCAGCATCTGGTACAGCATATTGCGATTGAAGACTGGGCGGTTGCCCTGAAGGGGACCGAGGCGGTACTGCGCCAGGCCATCTGTGACGCTATGCCAAAACGTCAGGTTTCGCTGTTGCAGAGTACCACTACACGTCTGGGGCCAATACCGCTGAGCCGCATCGAACAGGTACGCAAAGATATCATGCAGACCGTTCGCCAGCTTGCTGAAGACGGCGAGATCCAGGTGCAATTGTTCGCTGAGAAAACGGTGGAATAA